The following proteins are co-located in the Streptomyces bottropensis ATCC 25435 genome:
- a CDS encoding ATP-binding cassette domain-containing protein, translating into MNPGARRLLRSTLRTRRRRFVRLAGWSLVQAVPALLSGLLVARAVDDGFLSDRVPEGLGWLGLLAVATLVGAWGTRQTTLQLAEVVEPFRDDLVALVTTGTLHRSARLGLPPDTAGVARLTEQVEIARESYGAVVMFVQTFAVTAVSVLFGLTALDPALLLFVVPPLTAGLTLFLLALRALAARQRAVVLADEAIAEQVSTVAGGLRDVTACGAEHLVRRRIDARVDKAAEAARALARITALRTAALGIGGWLPFVLILAGTPWLLRGGMTTGAILGALTYLSQSLQPALQNFVRGVGASGLWLLVTTARILETTSAPTPGAPAPPAASKPTAPASPAASKPVAATSPATSEPVAPAYPTASEPVAPGFPPPSEPTVPAPPATSEPVVPASPAEEGSVWSGPGAGAAGATPGTAPESWPADGGVELRGVTFGYARSAEPVVRDLDLTLTPGTHLAVVGPSGAGKSTLAALVAGVLKPQEGLVRLGGAPVRPPDPDPSSTAPYALSGARVLIPQEAYVFTGTLRENLSYLHPTATPADLDSAVDAIGAAPLAERLGGYDAPVDPALLSAGERQLIALVRALLPPARLVLLDEATCHLDPAAEAVAERAFAERPATLIVCAHRISSALRADLILVLDGPRHHLGTHDRLMADCALYRDLIGHWDHETADRTDTTDRTGWADAASGIRW; encoded by the coding sequence GTGAATCCGGGGGCACGTCGTCTGCTGCGCTCCACGCTCCGCACCCGGCGCCGTCGGTTCGTCCGGCTCGCCGGCTGGTCGCTGGTCCAGGCCGTACCCGCGCTGCTGTCCGGCCTGCTGGTCGCCCGGGCCGTCGACGACGGCTTCCTCTCGGACCGCGTCCCCGAGGGCCTCGGCTGGCTCGGGCTGCTGGCCGTCGCGACCCTGGTCGGCGCCTGGGGCACGCGGCAGACCACGCTCCAGCTGGCCGAGGTGGTCGAACCGTTCCGGGACGACCTGGTCGCCCTCGTCACCACCGGCACACTGCACCGCTCCGCGCGTCTGGGCCTGCCCCCCGACACGGCGGGCGTGGCCCGGCTGACCGAACAGGTGGAGATCGCCCGGGAGTCGTACGGGGCGGTCGTGATGTTCGTGCAGACCTTCGCGGTGACGGCGGTGAGCGTGCTGTTCGGTCTGACGGCGCTCGACCCCGCCCTCCTCCTGTTCGTCGTACCGCCCCTCACGGCAGGGCTCACCCTGTTCCTCCTGGCCCTGCGCGCCCTGGCGGCCCGGCAGCGGGCGGTCGTACTCGCCGACGAGGCGATCGCCGAGCAGGTGAGCACGGTGGCCGGCGGGCTGCGGGACGTGACGGCCTGCGGCGCCGAGCATCTGGTACGCCGCCGGATCGACGCCCGCGTCGACAAGGCCGCCGAGGCGGCCCGCGCCCTGGCCCGCATCACCGCCCTGCGCACCGCCGCCCTGGGCATCGGCGGCTGGCTGCCGTTCGTCCTGATCCTGGCCGGCACCCCCTGGCTGCTCCGCGGCGGAATGACCACCGGCGCGATCCTGGGCGCCCTGACCTACCTCTCCCAGAGCCTCCAGCCAGCCCTCCAGAACTTCGTCCGCGGCGTCGGCGCCAGCGGCCTGTGGCTCCTCGTCACCACCGCCCGCATTTTGGAGACGACGTCCGCACCCACGCCGGGGGCACCTGCGCCCCCGGCGGCTTCGAAGCCGACGGCGCCCGCATCCCCGGCCGCCTCGAAGCCGGTGGCGGCCACATCCCCGGCCACTTCGGAGCCGGTGGCGCCCGCATACCCGACCGCTTCGGAGCCGGTGGCGCCCGGGTTTCCGCCCCCTTCAGAGCCGACAGTGCCCGCGCCCCCGGCCACTTCGGAGCCGGTGGTCCCCGCGTCTCCGGCGGAAGAGGGATCCGTGTGGTCCGGGCCTGGCGCCGGGGCTGCCGGAGCGACGCCCGGGACGGCGCCGGAGTCGTGGCCCGCGGACGGCGGTGTCGAACTGCGTGGGGTCACCTTCGGTTACGCCCGATCCGCCGAGCCCGTCGTCCGGGACCTCGATCTCACTCTCACGCCGGGCACCCATCTGGCGGTGGTCGGCCCCAGCGGCGCCGGCAAGTCCACGCTCGCCGCGCTCGTCGCCGGGGTGCTGAAGCCGCAGGAGGGCCTTGTGCGCCTGGGCGGCGCCCCCGTCCGCCCGCCGGACCCGGACCCTTCGTCGACAGCTCCGTACGCGCTGTCGGGAGCGCGTGTGCTGATCCCGCAGGAGGCGTACGTCTTCACCGGCACGCTGCGCGAGAACCTCTCCTACCTCCACCCCACGGCCACACCGGCCGACCTCGACTCGGCCGTCGACGCCATCGGAGCGGCCCCTCTCGCCGAACGCCTGGGCGGCTACGACGCACCCGTGGACCCGGCCCTGCTCTCCGCCGGGGAACGCCAGCTGATCGCACTGGTCCGCGCCCTGCTGCCCCCCGCCCGCCTGGTCCTGCTGGACGAGGCCACCTGCCACCTCGACCCGGCCGCCGAGGCGGTCGCCGAACGCGCTTTCGCCGAGCGCCCCGCCACCCTGATCGTCTGCGCCCACCGGATCAGCTCCGCCCTGCGCGCCGACCTGATCCTCGTCCTGGACGGCCCACGCCACCACCTGGGCACCCACGACCGCCTGATGGCCGACTGCGCCCTCTACCGCGACCTGATCGGCCACTGGGACCACGAGACGGCCGACAGGACCGATACAACGGACCGGACCGGCTGGGCCGACGCGGCGAGCGGCATCCGGTGGTGA
- a CDS encoding LuxR C-terminal-related transcriptional regulator, producing MIRVLLVEETELLRGALAALLAREEDIEVVAACPAPEQTVARALSHRPDVVVIDSDGDSGEVGALDTSRELALRLPECRTLLVTQSATAGFLRQALALRVAGLVGKNGPSDILAEGVRRVAAGERFVDPELALLALSSAESPLTPREREVLRLAADGVPTREIAELLSLSVGTVRNHLNAVSRKTEARNRIDAIRIARESGWL from the coding sequence TTGATCCGTGTGCTGCTTGTCGAGGAGACGGAGTTGCTGCGCGGGGCTCTCGCCGCCTTGCTGGCCCGGGAGGAGGACATCGAGGTCGTCGCGGCGTGTCCGGCGCCCGAGCAGACGGTGGCGCGGGCGCTGTCGCACCGGCCCGATGTGGTCGTCATCGACAGCGACGGCGACAGCGGTGAGGTCGGGGCACTCGATACGTCACGGGAGCTGGCCCTGCGATTGCCGGAGTGCCGGACGCTGTTGGTGACCCAGTCGGCGACCGCCGGTTTCCTGCGGCAGGCGCTGGCGTTGCGGGTCGCGGGCCTCGTCGGCAAGAACGGGCCCAGCGACATCCTGGCGGAAGGGGTGCGCAGGGTGGCGGCGGGGGAGCGGTTCGTCGATCCGGAGCTGGCCCTGCTGGCACTGTCCTCGGCGGAGAGTCCGTTGACGCCGAGGGAGCGGGAGGTGCTGCGGCTGGCGGCGGACGGCGTTCCGACCCGTGAGATCGCCGAACTGCTGTCGCTGTCGGTGGGGACGGTCCGTAATCATCTGAACGCCGTCTCCAGGAAGACCGAGGCGCGCAACCGCATCGACGCGATCCGGATCGCCCGGGAGTCGGGATGGCTGTAG
- a CDS encoding TolB family protein, whose translation MRPSLRMLVNAVVVAAVVTPVWPAQAAGGDEVPGLVPRTERISVAPDGTTGGNGHSTDPVVSADGRVVAFVSSATNLGPGTDVRNSVYYRTGPGEPLRRVAVPGETTSTPQLSESGRYLTFGSYAATTATSSVHVMDLDTGDTQRLAPAMGDGYQVSYGIAPVSADGRYVAFVARPAVDPNGAFSCRVMLLDRKTGTVRRVSRDADGSKDFHRCEQISMSADGRKVAYLEGYSGPSGDDQGDILVYDRRSGRTVQADATHDGAAADKSAIAPVLSADGSKVGFNSVASNLVPGVDPNGNTSTSWNAFVRDLRTGTLQRYDGHAPTDLTLVSDLSRDGSKLLLNTADTNRTSLGLILRDLCTGEEELLSPGQDGKPVTVGDAALSGDESTVVFESYHPGLVPEDTNLIGDVFVRSRL comes from the coding sequence ATGAGACCGTCCTTACGCATGCTCGTGAACGCCGTTGTGGTGGCCGCCGTCGTCACTCCCGTCTGGCCCGCGCAGGCCGCCGGCGGGGACGAGGTGCCGGGGCTCGTGCCGAGGACCGAGCGGATCAGTGTCGCCCCCGACGGCACCACCGGCGGCAACGGCCACTCCACCGACCCCGTCGTCAGCGCGGACGGGCGTGTCGTCGCCTTCGTGTCGTCGGCCACCAACCTGGGGCCCGGCACGGACGTGCGGAACAGCGTGTACTACCGGACCGGGCCCGGGGAGCCGTTACGACGCGTCGCCGTGCCGGGGGAGACGACCTCGACTCCGCAGCTGTCCGAGTCCGGGCGGTATCTGACCTTCGGCTCGTACGCGGCCACGACCGCCACCTCCTCCGTGCATGTCATGGACCTGGACACGGGGGACACGCAGCGGCTGGCGCCCGCCATGGGCGACGGCTACCAGGTGTCGTACGGCATCGCGCCGGTCAGCGCCGACGGGCGGTACGTCGCCTTCGTCGCCCGGCCCGCCGTCGATCCGAACGGAGCCTTCTCCTGCCGGGTCATGCTGCTGGACCGGAAGACGGGCACGGTGCGGCGGGTCAGCCGGGACGCGGACGGGTCCAAGGACTTCCATCGGTGCGAGCAGATCTCGATGAGCGCGGACGGACGCAAGGTCGCCTATCTGGAGGGCTACTCCGGGCCGTCCGGCGACGACCAGGGCGACATCCTGGTCTACGACCGCAGGAGCGGACGTACCGTGCAGGCCGACGCCACCCATGACGGGGCGGCAGCCGACAAGTCGGCGATCGCCCCGGTGCTGAGCGCCGACGGCTCCAAGGTCGGCTTCAATTCTGTAGCCAGCAACCTGGTACCCGGCGTCGATCCCAACGGGAACACCAGCACCTCGTGGAACGCCTTCGTCCGCGACCTGCGCACCGGCACCCTCCAGCGGTACGACGGCCACGCCCCCACCGACCTCACCCTGGTCTCGGATCTGTCCCGCGACGGTTCGAAGCTACTGCTGAACACGGCGGACACGAACCGCACCTCGCTCGGTCTGATCCTGCGCGACCTGTGCACCGGCGAGGAGGAGCTGCTGTCGCCGGGGCAGGACGGCAAGCCCGTGACCGTGGGGGACGCGGCGCTGAGCGGGGACGAGTCGACCGTCGTCTTCGAGTCGTACCACCCCGGCCTCGTGCCCGAGGACACGAACCTGATCGGGGATGTGTTCGTCCGCAGCCGCCTCTGA
- a CDS encoding SWIM zinc finger family protein produces MADRLTEANLRALAGPRSFERGLGYVDAVSGVEVGDGWVTASVQGTERYEVELVLDGPGGLGGECDCPYGMEGNFCKHLVALGLTVLGQGASLPRQRKAARDRAQDLDLWLSALSRDELLDLVREQVGEDRQLRRRLELRAAGARGDLAGVRASVRELLDVRPFARYGYVEYADARAYAEQAGQAVSAIGALTGSGRAAEAIDLTREAMRLLAEAAESVDDSDGWLGQVGADLAAAHLEACRSACPDPEELARWLVGQALGDIDEGLTEIDPLDYRDVLGDTGMAAVRKLVVEAWRGNRTGWAERYLMERLAKAGGDVDTVIAVHAADLAPNGHTHLLIARELDTARRPDEALTWAERGVRETPDLADVDTALVDHLCERYAQAARLPDAVALRRDHFGARRSLLTYQQLRAAARAADCWPAEREGALAVLRADAERQQQGWYGGPVLVDALLDDKDGAAAWQAAVETGAHDRQWLTLADQIRPDRPAAALDIYLRLAEPLSAQTGNPVYQHLVALLLSIRDCHHRLGTPDTFTAYVAALRASQRRKRNLMRLMDDQGL; encoded by the coding sequence ATGGCGGACAGGCTCACCGAAGCGAACCTCAGAGCGTTGGCTGGCCCCCGCTCCTTCGAGCGGGGGCTCGGTTACGTCGACGCGGTGTCAGGGGTCGAGGTTGGAGACGGCTGGGTCACCGCGAGCGTCCAAGGCACGGAGCGGTACGAGGTGGAGCTGGTCCTGGACGGGCCCGGCGGGCTGGGTGGTGAGTGCGACTGCCCGTACGGGATGGAGGGCAACTTCTGCAAGCACCTGGTGGCCCTCGGCCTGACCGTGCTCGGCCAGGGGGCGAGCCTGCCGAGGCAGCGGAAGGCGGCCCGGGACCGCGCACAGGACCTCGACCTGTGGCTGTCGGCTCTGTCCAGGGACGAGTTGCTCGACCTGGTGAGGGAACAGGTGGGCGAGGACCGGCAGTTGCGACGTCGCCTGGAACTGCGCGCTGCGGGCGCCCGTGGCGACCTCGCCGGGGTCCGGGCGAGCGTCCGTGAGCTGCTCGACGTACGCCCGTTCGCCCGGTACGGATACGTCGAGTACGCCGACGCCCGCGCCTACGCCGAGCAGGCCGGGCAGGCGGTGTCCGCGATCGGGGCGCTCACCGGCTCCGGACGGGCCGCCGAGGCGATCGACCTGACGCGGGAAGCGATGCGACTGCTGGCCGAGGCCGCGGAGAGCGTCGACGACTCCGACGGATGGCTTGGACAGGTCGGTGCCGATCTCGCCGCCGCCCACCTCGAAGCATGCCGCTCGGCATGTCCGGACCCGGAGGAACTCGCACGCTGGCTGGTCGGCCAAGCACTCGGTGACATCGACGAGGGCCTCACCGAGATCGATCCGCTCGACTACCGGGACGTCCTCGGTGACACGGGGATGGCCGCCGTGCGCAAACTGGTGGTCGAGGCATGGCGGGGCAACCGCACCGGGTGGGCCGAGAGGTACCTGATGGAACGCCTGGCCAAAGCGGGAGGCGACGTCGACACGGTGATCGCCGTGCACGCGGCCGACCTTGCGCCGAACGGCCACACACATCTGCTCATCGCCCGCGAGCTGGACACCGCCCGGCGCCCCGACGAGGCCCTGACCTGGGCTGAGCGTGGCGTCCGGGAAACCCCGGACCTCGCCGACGTCGACACCGCCCTCGTCGACCACCTCTGCGAACGCTACGCACAGGCGGCCCGGCTCCCTGACGCCGTCGCCCTGCGTCGCGATCACTTCGGCGCCCGCCGCTCCCTGCTCACGTATCAGCAGCTGCGCGCCGCCGCACGGGCCGCCGACTGCTGGCCGGCCGAGCGCGAGGGCGCGCTGGCTGTGCTGCGCGCCGACGCGGAGCGACAGCAACAGGGCTGGTACGGCGGCCCGGTCCTGGTCGACGCCCTGCTCGACGACAAGGACGGGGCCGCCGCGTGGCAGGCCGCCGTGGAGACCGGCGCCCACGACAGACAGTGGCTCACTCTCGCCGACCAGATCCGTCCCGACCGCCCCGCCGCGGCACTCGACATCTACCTTCGCCTGGCCGAGCCGCTGTCCGCGCAGACCGGCAACCCGGTCTACCAGCACCTCGTCGCCCTGCTGCTGAGCATCCGGGACTGCCACCACCGCCTGGGCACACCGGACACGTTCACCGCGTACGTCGCCGCCCTGCGCGCATCCCAGAGACGCAAGCGGAATCTCATGCGGCTGATGGACGACCAGGGGCTGTGA
- a CDS encoding pPIWI_RE module domain-containing protein has translation MEYQCLRAAAYMPDPAQGPFTVPMHTLALPEHWEEPVLRLHHDGLHERQAERRRRVPTKRINQLLRATAPDIVTVDSTARFGSANPWLYCTGPYPIAVTNLYVATWLKSLRRNPDDPETTGLLMDCFRDLDTSALSWQQGMVDLLELRDTPRQTAVPAAHVYRLLPDVLAARITCLAPYEHNGKRLTFRQVAGLGGSRGAGSGGAELMSELIEYVPKRRGGGDGRPAYYAATIRVTVRTVPFSPVPQVHLSAGVRRFVSGKVFIPYGKGVSAYLLPDASLVLDGPAPQRFAVAMLDWRNGTTEWRQGGPEGMLTQITALDALPSPDRLVKEADHWIHGRDGIRIAVGHHAVMGKHTIGTGLMPSERRRLIEWAEQALAPEFVPIAALTRSSYARPPKKQLKKLPSIPKKEQTPEDLTAILDQRELFSAHNAQVLRARLAEAMEGEDLTTLVLYQSDIMRDQIVAAAEAGLGLAGLRREEAADTWVWESEELTVRLHARRLGSLGGPLGGDRVPRRGKEHDEAIAGRRTQVAEAMNSLRATVPGMRLAIVELDGQDAFQHARRRSDPKYAIRLGCADAGLVTQFIRPLDATAEKQEQAMEDARMRAASAWSDGMRQTGMRLLPQHTLGDLIPTGLNQVAFHLVERRHDGPTGRQQFTPIAILIRPGAKCVLGRSADMHGWVSYPELLKALTGRVEAKRTSADQATLMAAFIKQTLSSLRSTPTLVLTHAQDLRKRWMWLKNDGLEQDRLGLDGGPTQRIGLYGKQLRVVRVADGTRDETAQWWAEREELKPELEGQQRGGFAMGLWKPGVQGDPGRVFYSTVGKSSTQTKLTNDDAKLTPHTNPSGNSAHRPTVNAWNPDLLEFTVACLQPGDEAEAWAAFVHQQRFSEDYREARDGLGMPLILHLARLADDYALPHEIDDSVDPTRPQPAAPPDGELRGQLTFDFNLDDGDDVE, from the coding sequence GTGGAATACCAGTGCCTCCGGGCCGCCGCCTACATGCCCGACCCGGCGCAGGGACCGTTCACGGTTCCGATGCACACGCTCGCTCTCCCCGAGCACTGGGAGGAACCCGTCCTGCGCCTGCACCACGACGGGTTGCACGAGCGGCAGGCCGAGCGACGCCGGCGCGTGCCGACGAAGCGCATCAACCAGCTGCTGCGCGCCACCGCCCCGGACATCGTCACGGTCGACTCGACGGCCCGGTTCGGCTCGGCGAACCCCTGGTTGTACTGCACGGGCCCGTACCCGATCGCGGTGACCAATCTCTACGTCGCCACCTGGCTCAAGAGCCTCCGGAGGAACCCGGACGACCCCGAGACGACGGGGCTGCTGATGGACTGCTTCCGGGATCTGGACACGTCCGCCCTCAGCTGGCAGCAGGGCATGGTCGATCTGCTCGAACTACGGGATACCCCACGCCAGACCGCGGTCCCCGCAGCCCACGTGTACCGGCTCCTGCCCGACGTTCTCGCAGCCAGGATCACCTGCCTGGCGCCGTACGAGCACAACGGGAAGCGACTCACCTTCCGCCAAGTGGCGGGTCTCGGCGGCTCCCGCGGAGCGGGCAGCGGGGGCGCCGAGCTGATGTCCGAGCTGATCGAGTACGTGCCCAAGCGCCGCGGAGGAGGAGACGGCAGGCCGGCGTACTACGCCGCGACCATTCGGGTCACCGTACGTACCGTGCCGTTCTCGCCCGTTCCGCAGGTCCACCTGAGTGCCGGTGTCCGTCGGTTCGTGAGCGGCAAGGTGTTCATCCCCTATGGCAAGGGTGTGTCGGCCTACCTGCTGCCGGACGCCTCACTTGTCCTCGATGGCCCTGCCCCGCAGCGCTTCGCGGTCGCCATGCTGGACTGGAGGAACGGCACGACCGAGTGGCGACAGGGCGGACCGGAGGGAATGCTCACCCAGATCACCGCTCTTGACGCATTGCCCTCCCCGGACCGGCTGGTCAAGGAGGCCGACCACTGGATCCACGGCCGGGACGGCATCCGGATCGCCGTCGGGCATCACGCGGTCATGGGTAAGCACACCATCGGAACGGGCCTGATGCCCAGCGAACGACGGAGGCTCATCGAGTGGGCGGAACAGGCGCTCGCCCCGGAGTTCGTGCCCATTGCGGCACTCACGCGCAGCTCGTACGCTCGACCGCCCAAGAAGCAGTTGAAGAAGTTGCCGTCCATTCCCAAGAAGGAGCAGACGCCGGAGGATCTCACCGCGATCCTTGACCAGCGAGAACTCTTCTCGGCGCACAACGCCCAGGTGCTCCGCGCTCGCCTGGCCGAGGCCATGGAGGGTGAGGATCTCACGACGCTCGTTCTCTATCAGTCGGACATCATGCGTGATCAGATCGTTGCTGCCGCGGAGGCTGGACTGGGTCTTGCCGGGCTCCGGCGGGAGGAGGCAGCCGACACGTGGGTCTGGGAGTCGGAGGAGCTGACGGTTCGGCTGCACGCCAGGCGACTGGGCTCTCTGGGCGGTCCACTGGGTGGTGACCGCGTGCCCCGCAGGGGCAAGGAGCACGACGAGGCCATCGCGGGCCGCCGGACCCAGGTGGCGGAAGCCATGAACAGCCTGCGCGCGACCGTTCCGGGCATGCGGTTGGCCATCGTGGAACTCGACGGCCAGGATGCTTTCCAACATGCCCGACGGCGCAGCGACCCCAAGTACGCGATCCGTCTCGGCTGCGCCGACGCGGGCCTGGTAACCCAGTTCATCCGTCCCTTGGACGCCACCGCTGAAAAGCAGGAGCAGGCCATGGAGGACGCGCGGATGCGTGCTGCCTCGGCCTGGTCGGACGGTATGCGCCAGACCGGTATGCGGTTGTTGCCGCAGCACACTCTTGGTGACCTCATCCCCACCGGCCTGAACCAGGTGGCCTTCCATCTCGTGGAGCGCCGCCACGACGGGCCTACGGGCAGGCAGCAGTTCACGCCGATCGCGATCCTCATCCGACCGGGCGCGAAGTGCGTCCTCGGCAGGTCCGCGGACATGCACGGATGGGTTTCGTATCCGGAACTCCTCAAGGCGTTGACCGGACGCGTCGAGGCAAAGAGGACCAGCGCCGACCAGGCGACGCTCATGGCGGCCTTCATCAAGCAGACGCTGTCGAGCCTGCGCAGCACCCCAACGCTCGTACTGACACATGCCCAGGACCTGCGGAAGCGCTGGATGTGGCTGAAGAACGACGGACTGGAGCAGGACCGCCTCGGTCTCGACGGAGGGCCGACGCAGCGGATCGGACTCTATGGCAAGCAATTGCGAGTCGTCCGGGTCGCCGATGGCACCAGGGACGAAACGGCGCAGTGGTGGGCGGAGCGGGAGGAACTCAAACCCGAGCTGGAGGGCCAGCAGCGAGGGGGTTTTGCGATGGGGTTGTGGAAGCCCGGCGTACAGGGCGATCCGGGCCGCGTCTTCTACAGCACGGTCGGCAAGTCCAGTACCCAGACGAAGCTCACGAACGATGACGCGAAGCTGACGCCGCACACCAACCCGTCGGGCAACAGCGCACACCGGCCGACGGTGAACGCCTGGAACCCGGATCTTCTCGAATTCACGGTCGCCTGTCTCCAGCCGGGCGACGAGGCTGAAGCCTGGGCAGCGTTCGTGCACCAGCAGCGTTTCAGTGAGGACTACCGAGAGGCCCGCGATGGCCTGGGCATGCCCCTCATCCTGCACCTCGCGCGGTTGGCGGACGACTATGCCCTGCCGCACGAGATCGATGACTCCGTAGATCCGACGCGGCCCCAGCCTGCGGCTCCGCCGGACGGGGAGCTGCGGGGGCAGCTGACCTTCGATTTCAACCTTGACGACGGGGATGACGTCGAGTGA